From a single Nitrospinota bacterium genomic region:
- a CDS encoding phosphodiester glycosidase family protein — translation ETTLKQTFTRRSAVGIDRAGRILLVLAMTTGPEATMTLAELGAILRMPEAEGGLACLDALALDGGGSSQLLVNAGGASFFEVSGEWPVVTAIGVFYPAAVMPPVEEAPTIEQLPTGPGPSAPSAPLIPPRRKRPSIFRPWE, via the coding sequence GAGACGACCCTCAAGCAGACCTTCACCCGTCGCAGCGCCGTGGGCATCGATCGGGCCGGACGCATCCTCCTCGTGCTGGCCATGACCACCGGACCAGAAGCGACCATGACCCTGGCGGAGCTCGGAGCCATCCTGAGGATGCCAGAGGCCGAAGGAGGTCTCGCCTGCCTCGATGCGCTCGCCCTCGACGGGGGCGGCTCATCACAGCTCCTGGTCAACGCCGGGGGGGCTTCCTTCTTCGAGGTCTCAGGCGAGTGGCCGGTGGTCACCGCCATCGGCGTGTTCTACCCAGCCGCGGTGATGCCGCCTGTGGAGGAGGCCCCGACGATCGAGCAGCTACCTACTGGCCCTGGCCCCTCGGCCCCCTCGGCCCCCTTGATCCCCCCGAGGCGAAAGCGACCCTCCATCTTCCGGCCCTGGGAGTAA